The proteins below are encoded in one region of Bacillota bacterium:
- a CDS encoding 50S ribosome-binding GTPase: MLVGRPGSGRSSLLTALLRSWGCRSLPVTTWFPGGTPSRWRLRLPDEERKLQRLRPPAGFLAVELAAPQLGLPGRRWTLVETPGIEEEAADDPAARQGMAEALGRLLATDLVIHVVDGAATGERGEVSAPDMALWRLGCQRPRYLSVVSRMDCASSAAGLALVRQMDPGLAPVATSAWTGQGIRQLRSLLAARP, from the coding sequence ATGCTGGTGGGGCGCCCCGGCAGCGGCAGAAGCTCTCTCCTGACCGCTCTCCTCCGCTCCTGGGGATGCCGCAGTCTGCCCGTCACCACCTGGTTTCCCGGGGGAACACCTTCCCGCTGGCGCCTTCGCCTACCTGACGAGGAAAGGAAGCTCCAGCGCCTGAGGCCTCCGGCGGGATTCCTGGCGGTGGAGCTGGCCGCACCGCAACTGGGATTGCCCGGCCGGCGGTGGACCCTCGTGGAGACACCGGGGATAGAGGAAGAGGCGGCGGATGACCCGGCCGCTCGCCAGGGGATGGCGGAGGCCCTGGGGAGGCTGCTGGCCACCGACCTGGTCATCCACGTGGTGGACGGGGCAGCCACGGGGGAAAGAGGAGAGGTATCAGCCCCGGACATGGCCCTGTGGCGCCTGGGGTGCCAGCGGCCCCGCTACCTGTCGGTGGTGTCCAGGATGGATTGTGCCTCGTCGGCCGCGGGGCTGGCACTGGTTCGGCAGATGGACCCGGGACTTGCACCCGTGGCAACATCGGCCTGGACGGGTCAGGGCATCCGCCAGTTGCGCAGCCTGCTCGCAGCCCGCCCGTGA